The following coding sequences lie in one Longimicrobium sp. genomic window:
- a CDS encoding HDIG domain-containing protein, translated as MVAAERPPERRAAPRDGDLPPRPRFARALHHGLRLAVLLATAAAIHLLFPSGAAPGPVLLERGVVAPEDIIAAIPFQIPKTEEELRREQEEAARGVPPVYDYAPGAADSVAGGLAGFFAAVEEALRGAPPGQETQAVRSVLSRSGVPTTLGAVEVLADSARRAALQGATVAAVRELFPAGVAASSPGRSGISAVRVRGVRGGERLVAADSLLTADQFYGAAAQRLPAGAGADAAELQRLLLVRWFQPSLAVNQAETEAARARARAAVDRVKARVLAGEKIVGAREQVGAREEERLRAYQAALAERRTDGEGGHAPARAAGAVLFNLLLLGIVGFLLRLSRAHLYDDDRTILFLGMLTVAVAALASVIARLDLPPELIPVPFATMVLAVLWGGRLALAMALILALVLGGQAPFLGLAVPFTVAVGGAAGAFGVRVAERRLQTWMVVGIITAAYAAAALSVGLLRAWSLEEIGWSALWGAVNATGSSLLAVGFLPVAEWFTGVTTNQTLQELADPKHPLLKRLSLEAPGTYAHTISVANLAEAACNAIGANALLARVGVYYHDIGKVVKPQYFIENQPKGRNPHDKLKPAMSAAIVRSHVAEGLKLAEQHRLPDAVKAFITQHHGTQPISFFKDQAKAADPEGRINPADYAYQGPRPQTRETAVVMLADSVESAARVLQDPTPARIRELVDRIVGAKIAAGQLDESPLTLREINIVKEVLARSLSGMYHSRLDYPAPPPAAQDGEAANGGAQPEPAATGAGTSTR; from the coding sequence ATGGTGGCGGCGGAGCGGCCCCCCGAGCGCCGGGCGGCGCCCCGGGACGGCGACCTCCCGCCGCGCCCCCGCTTCGCGCGCGCCCTGCACCACGGGCTGCGCCTGGCCGTCCTCCTCGCCACCGCGGCCGCCATCCACCTCCTCTTCCCCTCGGGCGCGGCGCCGGGGCCCGTCCTGCTGGAGCGCGGCGTGGTGGCGCCCGAGGACATCATCGCCGCCATCCCCTTCCAGATCCCCAAGACCGAGGAGGAGCTGCGCCGCGAGCAGGAAGAGGCGGCCCGCGGCGTCCCCCCCGTCTACGACTACGCCCCCGGCGCCGCGGACAGCGTGGCCGGCGGGCTGGCGGGCTTCTTCGCCGCGGTGGAGGAGGCGCTCCGGGGCGCGCCGCCGGGGCAGGAGACGCAGGCCGTCCGCTCCGTCCTCTCGCGCAGCGGCGTGCCCACCACGCTCGGCGCCGTGGAGGTGCTCGCCGACTCCGCCCGCCGCGCCGCGCTGCAGGGCGCCACCGTGGCGGCCGTGCGCGAGCTCTTCCCCGCGGGCGTCGCCGCCAGCTCGCCGGGGCGCAGCGGGATCTCGGCCGTGCGCGTGCGCGGGGTGCGCGGGGGCGAGCGGCTGGTTGCCGCCGACTCGCTGCTCACGGCCGACCAGTTCTACGGCGCCGCCGCCCAGCGCCTCCCCGCCGGGGCGGGCGCGGACGCGGCCGAGCTGCAGCGGCTCCTCCTCGTCCGCTGGTTCCAGCCCTCCCTCGCCGTCAACCAGGCGGAGACGGAGGCCGCGCGCGCCCGGGCCCGCGCGGCGGTGGACCGGGTGAAGGCGCGCGTGCTGGCGGGGGAGAAGATCGTGGGCGCGCGCGAGCAGGTGGGCGCGCGCGAGGAGGAGCGCCTGCGCGCCTACCAGGCTGCGCTCGCCGAGCGGCGCACCGACGGCGAGGGCGGGCACGCCCCGGCGCGCGCGGCGGGGGCCGTCCTCTTCAACCTGCTCCTGCTGGGGATCGTCGGCTTCCTGCTGCGCCTCTCCCGCGCGCACCTCTACGACGACGACCGCACCATCCTCTTCCTGGGGATGCTGACCGTGGCCGTGGCGGCGCTGGCGTCGGTGATCGCGCGGCTCGACCTGCCGCCGGAGCTGATCCCCGTCCCCTTCGCCACCATGGTGCTGGCGGTGCTCTGGGGCGGGCGGCTGGCGCTGGCCATGGCGCTGATCCTGGCGCTGGTGCTGGGCGGGCAGGCGCCGTTCCTGGGGCTGGCCGTCCCCTTCACCGTGGCCGTGGGCGGGGCGGCGGGCGCCTTCGGGGTGCGCGTGGCCGAGCGGCGGCTGCAGACCTGGATGGTGGTGGGGATCATCACCGCGGCGTACGCGGCGGCCGCGCTCTCGGTCGGCCTCCTGCGGGCGTGGAGCCTGGAGGAGATCGGCTGGTCGGCGCTCTGGGGGGCGGTGAACGCCACGGGGTCCAGCCTGCTGGCGGTGGGCTTCCTCCCCGTGGCCGAGTGGTTCACGGGGGTGACCACCAACCAGACGCTGCAGGAGCTGGCCGACCCCAAGCACCCGCTGCTCAAGCGCCTGTCGCTGGAGGCGCCGGGGACGTACGCGCACACCATCAGCGTGGCCAACCTGGCCGAGGCCGCCTGCAACGCCATCGGCGCCAACGCGCTGCTGGCGCGCGTCGGCGTCTACTACCACGACATCGGCAAGGTGGTGAAGCCGCAGTACTTCATCGAGAACCAGCCGAAGGGGCGCAACCCGCACGACAAGCTGAAGCCCGCCATGAGCGCGGCCATCGTGCGCAGCCACGTGGCCGAGGGGCTCAAGCTGGCCGAGCAGCACCGGCTCCCCGACGCGGTGAAGGCCTTCATCACCCAGCACCACGGCACGCAGCCGATCTCCTTCTTCAAGGACCAGGCGAAGGCGGCCGACCCCGAGGGCAGGATCAACCCCGCGGACTACGCCTACCAGGGCCCCAGACCGCAGACGCGCGAGACGGCGGTGGTGATGCTGGCCGACTCGGTCGAGTCGGCCGCGCGCGTGCTGCAGGACCCCACGCCGGCGCGCATCCGCGAGCTGGTGGACCGCATCGTGGGCGCCAAGATCGCCGCCGGGCAGCTCGACGAGTCGCCGCTCACGCTGCGCGAGATCAACATCGTGAAGGAAGTGCTGGCCCGATCGCTCTCGGGGATGTACCATTCGCGCCTCGACTACCCCGCCCCGCCCCCCGCGGCGCAGGACGGCGAGGCCGCGAACGGCGGTGCGCAGCCCGAGCCCGCGGCCACGGGGGCGGGGACGAGTACGCGTTGA